A genomic stretch from Anaerococcus mediterraneensis includes:
- a CDS encoding DMT family transporter — translation MKKWYNIKKDRKGALTLSKNKTATFFAILAAALYAINVPISKILLANVSPTMLAGFLYLGAGVGIGILLGIKKTQNKLTDEKWLNINDLPYTIAMVVLDIAAPIFLMFGIANTNSANVSLINNFEIVATSVIALLIFKEKISKRLWIAIVLVLLSSVILSFEGMEALALNKGSLFVLCACICWGIENNCTRSISDKSSEEIVLIKGIFSGIGSIVIAFIIGEHLPEILYILAVMLLGFVAYGLSINFYIMAQKNLGAAKTSAFYSIAPFLGVGFSFIILGERPTVKFYIALGIMIISTLIMIKDTLGNEKIYNGYVHTHQHKHGKVVHSHEHRHFIFNPMHIHSHSHANT, via the coding sequence GTGAAAAAATGGTATAATATTAAAAAAGATAGAAAGGGGGCTTTGACACTGAGTAAAAATAAAACAGCTACATTTTTTGCAATATTAGCAGCAGCATTATATGCAATCAATGTACCAATATCGAAAATATTATTAGCAAATGTGTCTCCGACAATGCTTGCCGGTTTTTTGTATTTAGGAGCAGGTGTTGGTATTGGGATATTACTTGGAATAAAGAAAACTCAAAACAAATTGACTGACGAAAAATGGCTTAATATAAATGATTTACCTTATACAATTGCAATGGTTGTTCTTGATATAGCAGCACCGATATTTCTGATGTTTGGCATTGCCAATACAAATTCTGCTAATGTCTCGTTAATTAATAACTTTGAAATTGTTGCAACATCGGTCATTGCCCTTTTGATTTTTAAGGAAAAAATTTCTAAAAGATTATGGATTGCTATTGTCCTTGTACTTTTATCAAGCGTCATTCTTAGCTTTGAGGGGATGGAAGCATTAGCACTGAATAAAGGTTCATTGTTTGTTTTATGTGCTTGTATTTGTTGGGGGATTGAGAATAATTGTACAAGAAGTATAAGTGATAAAAGTTCTGAGGAAATTGTGTTAATAAAAGGAATTTTCTCGGGTATTGGCAGTATTGTTATTGCTTTTATCATTGGAGAACATCTACCTGAAATACTATATATACTTGCGGTTATGTTACTTGGTTTTGTGGCATATGGTTTAAGTATAAATTTTTATATTATGGCACAAAAGAACTTGGGTGCAGCAAAAACAAGTGCATTTTATTCTATAGCACCATTTTTAGGAGTGGGATTTAGTTTTATTATTTTGGGTGAAAGACCAACAGTAAAATTTTATATCGCCCTCGGCATTATGATAATCAGCACATTGATTATGATAAAAGATACGCTTGGTAACGAAAAAATATATAATGGATATGTCCATACCCACCAGCATAAGCACGGAAAAGTAGTACATTCGCATGAGCATAGACATTTTATATTTAACCCTATGCATATACACAGTCATTCTCATGCAAACACATAA